AAAATAACTTATTTAAATACTTTAAAATAACATCATTTAGAGTCAATGACCAATCATGTACAAATGACATACTTTCTATTGCAAAACACAATGATCTTGTAATAAGAGACATGGGATATTTTAATCTATTATGTTTCAAAAAGTTAATAAATAAAGGTGTTTCCATTATAAGTAAAGTAAAATATGGAGTTGTTATGCTTGATGAAAAAACAGGCAAGCGGATTGATATTTTTAAACTAATGAAGGGAAAATCCAAAATTGAAAAATGGATATTCCTTGGAAAAGATGATAAAGTTAGAGTGCGATTATTAATAAATAGAGTACATCCCATTATAGCTAGTGAAAGAAAACGAAAAGCCAGCAAGGATCGAAATAATAAAATAAATCATAGTGATGATTACTATAAATATTTAAACTTTTCAATTTTAATCACAAATACAGAAAGTAACGATATTTCAATTGACCAAGCTTTCATTCTATATTCATTAAGATGGAGAATAGAAACTATATTTAAAAGCTGGAAGAGTTACAATAATTTGCAGAAAGTAATACCAACATATAATAAGTTATCAAAGGATAGAGTAGATTCAATTATAGTACTTTCTTTAATAAATATCGTAATACAACATAGAATGTACCAAGTGGCAATATTGTATAATAATAATCTTGGAAATGTGAACCAAATTAGTCTATTTAAATTTATAGACTATTTCAAAAAAGAAATCATTGATCTGCTTTCCAATCCAATAATAAACATCAAAAAATTAGTGGAAAATTGCAAATATGAAAAACGAAATGACCGTATAAACTATTTTAATAAACTGGCCCTCTAAGTTGACGCGTATGCGCTATGGCGGGACAAGCTGCTCAAAACTGCTTCGCAGATCGTTCAGTCGTCTTTTGACGACCAAAAGAAAGTAACATGCATATAATATGAAAAACATAAAATATTTTTTAAATTACAATAGTTGTTATGGGGTTCAATTTTAAAATATCGTTACAAAATTTGTATACACTTGTAAATCAGTAGCCATATTTTCAAATTAAAATTATTTTGGCCAAGTGTGTCATAAAAATTATTTCAAATTTATTTAAGCAGTATAATGCTTATAAAGTAAATCCTCTTTTATTTATTCTCATTATATAGATTGGGAATTTCAATGTTAATGAGAGGTTGTTGTTAAAATAAAAAAGCCCCTGAATACTCAGAGGCTTTTCTTTGATTCAGTATTTTACCTGCTACTATTTCTTTTTGGAGAGTTCGTAGAGTTTAGCCACATCCGGAGAAATGATAAACTCAATTCTTCTGTCCATGTTCATACCCTGACCAGTTGGTTCGAAATCGGAACGACCGGCTGCAGTCAATTGTTCAGCGTTTACTTTTTCATTCAGCATAAACCGAACCACTTTTGTGGCTCTGATGGTGGACAATTCTAAATTGTCTTTGTATGGAGCATCTGATTTTACACCGGATTTATCCGCATGGCCTTCCACCACGACATGAACTGCAGGACTTTTCTTAAAGATCTCTGCTAAGTTTTTTACCA
This window of the Saprospiraceae bacterium genome carries:
- a CDS encoding IS4 family transposase — protein: MCSASSKSKKHKNCETPSKIFKKIPFLKLAKATGFYCRKSKKLNPKYLVIGFIQMIAQGNISFSNWAYHINLLSGSLVSKQALHKKVNQAFVEYCLRVLHQLMINIISKAKQDSKIIKGTLSKFRNVYIQDSTTFKLPASLSWCYPGTIVKGALTSQLKIQTIYELKNNLFKYFKITSFRVNDQSCTNDILSIAKHNDLVIRDMGYFNLLCFKKLINKGVSIISKVKYGVVMLDEKTGKRIDIFKLMKGKSKIEKWIFLGKDDKVRVRLLINRVHPIIASERKRKASKDRNNKINHSDDYYKYLNFSILITNTESNDISIDQAFILYSLRWRIETIFKSWKSYNNLQKVIPTYNKLSKDRVDSIIVLSLINIVIQHRMYQVAILYNNNLGNVNQISLFKFIDYFKKEIIDLLSNPIINIKKLVENCKYEKRNDRINYFNKLAL